One genomic segment of Pongo abelii isolate AG06213 chromosome 13, NHGRI_mPonAbe1-v2.0_pri, whole genome shotgun sequence includes these proteins:
- the LOC100439016 gene encoding LOW QUALITY PROTEIN: olfactory receptor 1L8 (The sequence of the model RefSeq protein was modified relative to this genomic sequence to represent the inferred CDS: substituted 2 bases at 2 genomic stop codons) — protein MERINHTSSVSEFILLGLSSWPEDXKPLFVLFLIVYLVTITGNLLIILAIRFNPHLQTPMYFFLSFLSLTDICFTTSVVPKMLMNFLSEKKTMSYAGCLTQMYFLYALGNSDSCLLAVMAFDRYVAICDPFHYVTTMSHHRCVLLLAFSCSFPHLHSLLHTLLLNRLIFCDSSVIHHFLCDLSPVLKLSCSSIFVNEIVQMTETPIVLVTPFLCIAFSYIXILTTVLKIPSTSGKCKAFSTCGSHLTVVTLFYGSIFYVYLQPPSTYTVKDHVATIVYTVLSSMLNPFIYSLRNKDLKQGLRKLMSKRS, from the coding sequence ATGGAAAGAATCAACCACACCAGCAGTGTCTCTGAGTTTATCCTCCTGGGACTCTCCTCCTGGCCTGAGGATTAAAAGCCACTCTTTGTTCTCTTCCTCATCGTGTACCTGGTCACCATAACAGGGAACCTGCTCATCATCTTGGCCATTCGCTTCAACCCCCATCTTCAGACCCCtatgtatttcttcttgagttttcTGTCTCTCACTGATATTTGCTTTACAACAAGCGTTGTCCCCAAGATGCTGATGAACTTCCTGTCAGAAAAGAAGACCATGTCCTATGCTGGGTGTCTGACACAGATGTATTTTCTCTATGCCTTGGGCAACAGTGACAGCTGCCTTCTGGCAGTCATGGCCTTTGACCGCTATGTGGCCATCTGTGACCCCTTCCACTATGTCACCACCATGAGCCACCACCGCTGTGTCCTCCTGTTGGCCTTCTCCTGCTCATTTCCTCACCTCCACTCACTCCTGCACACACTTCTGCTGAATCGTCTCATCTTCTGTGACTCCAGTGTTATCCACCACTTTCTCTGTGACCTCAGCCCTGTGCTGAAATTGTCCTGCTCTTCCATATTTGTCAATGAAATTGTGCAGATGACAGAAACACCTATTGTTTTGGTGACTCCTTTTCTCTGCATTGCTTTCTCTTATATATGAATCCTCACTACAGTTCTCAAGATTCCCTCTACTTCTGGGAAATGCAAAGCCTTCTCCACCTGTGGTTCTCATCTCACCGTGGTGACACTCTTTTATGGAAGCATCTTCTATGTCTACTTACAGCCCCCATCCACCTACACTGTCAAGGACCACGTGGCAACAATTGTCTACACAGTTTTGTCATCCATGCTCAATCCTTTTATCTACAGCTTGAGAAACAAAGACCTGAAACAGGGCCTGAGGAAGCTTATGAGCAAGAGATCTTAG